The Pogona vitticeps strain Pit_001003342236 chromosome 6, PviZW2.1, whole genome shotgun sequence genome contains a region encoding:
- the PDSS1 gene encoding all trans-polyprenyl-diphosphate synthase PDSS1, giving the protein MALWWGRRCCCACSRSLSDPLRRSWSSASSGPRLPALAWKATSDFPRGSLSFSFSRTHSIFWRFHHTTVQTHSCGKVVSDEKHKDPFQLGRKNLKNLYEDIKKELQVSATELKEMCEYYFDGKGKAFRPVIVVLMARACNFHHNNSGEMQANQHSIAVIVEMIHAATLVHDDVIDAAHSRRGKMTVNQIWGERKAVLAGDFILSAASVALARIGNSSIISLLTQALEDLVRGEFLQLGSKENENERFAHYLEKTFKKTASLIANSCKAVSVLGCPDPNVHEIAYQYGKNIGIAFQLIDDVLDFSSCSKLLGKPTSADLKLGIATGPVLFACQQFPEVNAMIMRRFSLPGDVQRAQECVLQSGGIQQTIYLAQRYCHEAMREISKLRPSPERDALVQLAEIILSREK; this is encoded by the exons ATGGCCCTGTGGTGGGGGCGCCGGTGCTGCTGTGCCTGCTCCCGCTCGCTCTCCGACCCGCTGAGGAGGAGCTGGAGCTCGGCGAGCAGCGGCCCCAGGTTGCCGGCGCTCGCGTGGAAGGCG acaTCTGATTTTCCAAGGGGAAgtttatctttttccttttcaagaACGCATAGCATATTTTGGCG ATTTCATCACACAACGGTGCAAACGCACAGCTGCGGTAAAGTTGTTAGTGATGAAAAACACAAAGATCCTTTTCAACTTGGAAGGAAAAACTTGAAAAATCTCTATGAAGATATTAAAAAG GAATTGCAGGTATCTGCTACAGAACTGAAGGAAATGTGTGAATATTACTTCGATGGCAAAGGGAAGGCTTTTCGGCCGGTGATTGTGGTCCTAATGGCTAGAGCATGCAATTTTCATCATAACAATTCTGG AGAGATGCAAGCAAACCAGCATTCTATAGCTGTAATTGTAGAAATGATCCATGCAGCTACTCTAGTTCATGATGATGTAATTGATGCCGCACATTCACGAAGAGGAAAAATGACCGTTAATCAAATCTGGGGAGAGAGGAAG GCTGTTCTAGCTGGTGATTTCATTCTTTCGGCAGCATCTGTAGCTTTAGCACGTATTGGGAATTCAAGCATTATTTCTCTACTAACACAGGCGCTTGAGGATCTGGTGCGTG GTGAATTTCTTCAGCTGGgttccaaagaaaatgaaaatgagagATTTGCTCACTACCTCGAGAAAACCTTCAAGAAGACTGCAAGCCTTATAGCAAACAGCTGTAAAGCA GTTTCTGTTTTAGGCTGCCCTGATCCAAATGTTCATGAGATTGCGTACCAATATGGAAAAAATATTGGGATAGCATTTCAG CTGATAGATGATGTCCTGGATTTTTCATCATGTTCTAAGCTGTTGGGGAAGCCAACATCAGCTGATCTTAAGCTTGGAATTGCCACTGGCCCCGTTTTATTTGCTTGTCAGCAG TTTCCAGAAGTCAATGCCATGATAATGAGGCGATTCAGTTTGCCAGGAGACGTTCAACGTGCCCAGGAGTGTGTCTTACAG agtGGAGGTATACAACAAACAATTTACCTTGCCCAGCGGTACTGCCATGAAGCAATGCGAGAGATCAGCAAGCTTAGACCATCCCCTGAAAGAGATGCACTCGTGCAGTTGGCGGAAATCATCCTATCCCGAGAAAAATGA